One stretch of Halalkalicoccus subterraneus DNA includes these proteins:
- a CDS encoding EamA family transporter, giving the protein MNYLLWALIGLVAYTFVAPLMSVATTDVPSDVAVIVSNTMLVVAAGAVVAVSNEPVVEYLTHPDAPYMYAAGICLAVGILAYYRALSMGPVSVVVPIFGMFIVTSSLVGFVALDEPVTARKMAGIGFAVLAVYLTAE; this is encoded by the coding sequence ATGAACTACCTGCTGTGGGCGCTGATCGGACTGGTGGCGTACACCTTCGTCGCCCCGCTGATGAGCGTCGCCACGACCGACGTGCCGAGCGACGTCGCGGTCATCGTCTCGAACACCATGCTCGTCGTCGCCGCTGGGGCCGTGGTCGCCGTCTCGAACGAACCGGTCGTCGAGTATCTCACCCATCCCGATGCACCGTACATGTACGCCGCGGGGATCTGTCTCGCGGTGGGGATCCTCGCGTACTACCGCGCGCTCTCGATGGGGCCGGTCAGCGTCGTCGTCCCGATCTTCGGGATGTTCATCGTCACGAGCTCGCTGGTGGGGTTCGTCGCGCTCGACGAGCCGGTGACGGCTCGGAAAATGGCCGGGATCGGCTTCGCGGTACTGGCGGTCTACCTCACCGCCGAGTGA
- a CDS encoding fumarylacetoacetate hydrolase family protein: protein MHRVRFRDPAGSIRQGEWSDGEVSFGGETYATEEIDVLAPCEPTKIVCIGRNYAAHAAERDEDVPDRPLLFLKPPNAVAGHDDTVTLPEGRYVEHEAELGVVIGEQCRNVSEDDAEDVIAGYTCFDDLSNRDDQDEEQNWIRGKAFDNAAPMGPVLATPEEVPDDARIQLRVDGETRQDSTLEHLIFSVPELIAEITHYMTLEPGDVIATGTPEGVGPVEDGETVEVEIEGIGTLEHEIRQ, encoded by the coding sequence ATGCACCGCGTTCGATTTCGCGACCCCGCCGGTTCGATCCGACAGGGCGAGTGGAGCGACGGAGAGGTCAGCTTCGGCGGCGAGACGTACGCCACCGAGGAAATCGACGTCCTCGCGCCCTGCGAGCCGACCAAGATCGTCTGTATCGGCCGGAACTACGCCGCCCACGCCGCGGAGCGCGACGAGGACGTTCCCGATCGGCCCCTGCTCTTTCTCAAACCGCCCAACGCCGTCGCGGGCCATGACGACACTGTGACCCTACCCGAGGGCCGCTACGTCGAACACGAGGCCGAACTCGGGGTCGTCATCGGCGAGCAGTGTCGCAACGTGAGCGAGGACGATGCCGAGGACGTGATCGCGGGCTACACCTGCTTCGACGACCTCTCGAACCGGGACGACCAGGACGAGGAACAGAACTGGATCCGGGGGAAGGCCTTCGACAACGCCGCGCCGATGGGTCCGGTTCTCGCAACGCCCGAGGAGGTCCCCGACGACGCGCGGATCCAGTTGCGCGTCGACGGCGAGACGCGCCAGGATTCGACCCTTGAGCACCTCATATTCTCGGTTCCCGAGTTGATCGCCGAGATCACCCACTACATGACCCTCGAACCCGGCGACGTGATCGCGACGGGTACTCCTGAGGGTGTCGGGCCGGTCGAGGACGGCGAGACGGTCGAAGTCGAGATCGAAGGGATCGGAACGCTCGAACACGAGATACGCCAGTAA
- a CDS encoding DUF7557 family protein, whose protein sequence is MTKVELEEETIDRLDALRQEEESYEELINELINIYEAGEMSLHHAGDEF, encoded by the coding sequence ATGACCAAAGTCGAGCTCGAGGAGGAGACGATCGACCGTCTGGATGCCCTTCGCCAGGAGGAGGAGTCCTACGAGGAACTCATCAACGAGCTCATCAACATCTACGAGGCCGGCGAGATGAGCCTCCACCACGCGGGCGACGAGTTCTAA
- a CDS encoding uracil-xanthine permease family protein, translating to MGEDQASFVEYGIEDRPPLFESILLGLQHYLTMVGANIAVPLILAGAMGMPADVTARFVGTFFVVSGVATLAQTTLGNRYPIVQGAPFSMLAPALAIIAVVGTIPGEPSWQTDLRYLQGAIIVAAFVQIAIGYLGLIGRLRRFLSPVVIAPTIALIGLALFDADQITAANQDWLLLGLTVGLIVLFSQYLKTKSRAFQLFPVILGVAIVWVLATVLSITGVYSPDSAGYVALGQVASAPALMPIYPFQWGIPRVEFALVIGMIAGVLASVIESFGDYHAVARLTGTGAPSEKRINHGIGMEGLMNVFSGVMGTGGSTSYSENIGAIGLTGVASRYVVQVGAAIMLVVGFVGYFGQLVATIPDPIVGGLFLAMFGQIVAVGISTLKHVDLDSQRNVFIVGFSLFVGLAIPQYMANFESAAAFRELAAGVSPLLGSPLFADTVFVIGGTGMAVGGLVALVLDNTIPGTRRERGLEQWDERTEDDTEFHSAWERFRQSAD from the coding sequence ATGGGTGAGGACCAGGCCAGTTTCGTCGAGTACGGTATCGAGGACAGACCACCCCTTTTCGAATCGATCCTTCTGGGTCTGCAACACTATCTCACGATGGTCGGGGCGAACATCGCCGTTCCGCTGATCCTCGCGGGCGCGATGGGAATGCCCGCCGACGTCACCGCGCGGTTCGTCGGCACCTTCTTCGTCGTGTCGGGGGTCGCAACGCTCGCACAGACCACGCTGGGAAACCGCTATCCCATCGTACAGGGCGCGCCCTTCTCGATGCTCGCGCCCGCCTTGGCGATCATCGCCGTCGTGGGGACCATCCCAGGCGAGCCGAGCTGGCAGACCGACCTGCGCTACCTGCAGGGGGCGATCATCGTCGCGGCGTTCGTTCAGATCGCCATCGGCTACCTCGGCCTGATCGGCCGCCTTCGCAGGTTCCTCTCCCCCGTGGTGATCGCCCCTACGATCGCGCTGATCGGGCTGGCGCTGTTCGACGCCGACCAGATCACCGCCGCGAACCAGGACTGGCTCCTCTTGGGACTCACGGTCGGGTTGATCGTACTGTTCTCGCAGTACCTGAAAACGAAAAGCCGCGCGTTCCAGCTCTTCCCGGTGATCCTCGGAGTCGCGATCGTCTGGGTGCTCGCCACAGTCCTCTCGATTACGGGCGTGTACTCCCCTGATTCGGCGGGTTACGTCGCGCTGGGCCAAGTCGCGTCGGCCCCTGCCCTGATGCCGATCTACCCCTTCCAGTGGGGGATCCCCAGAGTCGAATTCGCGCTCGTGATCGGGATGATCGCGGGCGTGCTCGCCTCCGTCATCGAGAGTTTCGGCGACTATCACGCGGTGGCGCGCCTGACCGGCACGGGCGCGCCGAGCGAGAAGCGGATCAACCACGGGATCGGCATGGAAGGGTTGATGAACGTCTTTTCGGGCGTCATGGGCACCGGCGGCTCGACATCCTATTCGGAGAACATCGGCGCGATCGGCCTCACCGGGGTCGCCTCCCGCTACGTTGTGCAGGTCGGTGCGGCGATCATGCTCGTGGTCGGGTTCGTGGGATATTTCGGCCAACTCGTCGCGACCATTCCCGACCCCATCGTCGGCGGCCTCTTTCTCGCGATGTTCGGCCAGATCGTCGCCGTCGGGATCAGCACGCTGAAACACGTCGACCTCGACAGCCAAAGAAACGTCTTCATCGTCGGCTTCTCGCTGTTCGTCGGCCTCGCGATCCCCCAGTACATGGCGAACTTCGAGAGCGCGGCGGCCTTCCGCGAACTCGCCGCCGGCGTTTCTCCCCTACTTGGCTCGCCGCTGTTCGCCGATACGGTCTTCGTCATCGGCGGCACGGGGATGGCCGTCGGCGGGCTGGTCGCGCTCGTGTTGGACAACACCATCCCCGGCACTCGACGGGAGCGTGGCCTCGAACAGTGGGACGAACGCACCGAGGACGATACGGAGTTTCACAGTGCCTGGGAACGATTTCGTCAGTCGGCCGACTGA
- the gatE gene encoding Glu-tRNA(Gln) amidotransferase subunit GatE has protein sequence MTDAYDYEELGLVAGLEIHQQLDTATKLFCSCPTERRDPDESTHRFSRYLHPTKSELGEIDEAALEESRVDREFEYLAYDTTCLVEADDEPPHRIDGEALDVALEIVRLLDAEPVDQAHVMRKLVVDGSNTSGFQRSSLIATDGEIETSEGPVGIEDLLLEEESAQRIGGTESGVRWSLDRLGIPLVEIGTSPDISSPEQALEAAERIGMLLRSTGTVKRGLGTIRQDVNVSIAEGARVEMKGVQSLEDIADLVRGEVGRQVELLAVAEELTDREASVGDPVAVSELFADTDSGVIAGALSDDGSVMAVPLYGFDGLVGRELQPDRRLGTELSDHAKRHGAGGIFHTDELPAYGVTDDEVEALREAVDAGPDDAVAIVADDTQTAESAIDAVAARAETAIEGVPEETRGADEDGTSRYLRPLPGAARMYPETDVPPVEPDPSEVETPELLTEKVERYQSEHGLDAGLAEQVAYGRRMPLFEHVVSDGVDPTLAAGTLESTLTELRRDDLPVENLSDDQLAGALALARDGDLPKGSVGDLLAAVARSPELTAEETLEREDLGGASEDEVQEAVREVVERNSEQVEAEGMAAFSGLMGEAMGALGGKADGEAVSAALRAEIQRRT, from the coding sequence ATGACCGACGCGTATGACTACGAGGAGCTTGGGCTCGTCGCCGGTCTCGAGATCCACCAGCAGCTCGACACGGCGACGAAGCTCTTCTGTTCCTGTCCGACCGAACGGCGCGACCCCGATGAATCGACCCACCGGTTCTCGCGGTATCTCCACCCGACCAAAAGCGAGCTCGGCGAGATCGACGAGGCGGCCTTGGAGGAGAGCCGGGTCGACCGCGAGTTCGAGTACCTCGCGTACGATACGACCTGTCTGGTCGAGGCCGATGACGAGCCACCGCATCGAATCGACGGCGAGGCGCTCGACGTCGCACTGGAGATCGTACGGCTGCTCGACGCCGAGCCGGTCGATCAGGCCCACGTCATGCGAAAGCTCGTCGTCGACGGCTCGAACACCTCGGGCTTCCAGCGCTCGTCGCTGATCGCTACCGACGGCGAAATCGAGACGAGCGAGGGACCAGTAGGAATCGAGGACCTCCTCCTGGAGGAGGAAAGCGCCCAGCGCATCGGAGGGACTGAGTCGGGCGTTCGCTGGAGCCTCGACAGACTAGGGATTCCGCTGGTGGAGATCGGCACCAGCCCCGACATCTCCTCGCCCGAGCAGGCCCTGGAGGCCGCAGAGCGCATCGGCATGCTGCTTCGCTCGACGGGCACCGTCAAACGGGGGCTCGGCACGATCCGCCAGGACGTCAACGTCTCGATCGCGGAGGGCGCCCGCGTCGAGATGAAGGGCGTCCAGAGCTTGGAGGACATCGCCGACCTCGTGCGCGGCGAGGTCGGTCGACAGGTCGAGCTGCTGGCGGTCGCCGAAGAGCTCACCGACCGGGAGGCGAGCGTCGGCGACCCCGTAGCGGTGAGCGAACTCTTCGCCGACACCGACAGCGGGGTCATCGCCGGCGCCCTCTCGGACGACGGCTCGGTGATGGCCGTTCCGCTGTACGGCTTCGACGGGCTGGTTGGCCGGGAACTCCAACCCGACCGTCGTCTGGGCACCGAGCTCTCCGATCACGCGAAACGCCACGGCGCGGGCGGGATCTTCCACACCGACGAGCTACCGGCCTACGGCGTTACTGATGACGAGGTCGAGGCGCTGCGCGAGGCCGTCGACGCCGGGCCCGACGACGCCGTCGCCATCGTCGCCGACGACACCCAGACCGCCGAATCCGCGATCGACGCAGTTGCCGCCCGTGCCGAGACCGCGATCGAGGGGGTTCCCGAAGAGACCCGCGGCGCGGACGAGGACGGGACCTCACGCTACCTCCGCCCACTGCCGGGCGCGGCGCGGATGTACCCCGAGACGGACGTTCCGCCCGTCGAACCGGACCCGAGCGAGGTCGAGACGCCGGAGCTCCTCACTGAAAAAGTCGAGCGCTACCAGTCCGAGCATGGTCTCGACGCCGGGCTCGCAGAACAGGTCGCCTACGGCCGGCGAATGCCGCTGTTCGAGCACGTCGTGAGCGACGGGGTCGATCCCACGCTCGCCGCGGGCACGCTCGAATCGACCCTCACCGAACTGCGTCGCGACGACCTGCCCGTCGAGAACCTGAGCGACGACCAACTCGCCGGGGCGCTCGCGCTCGCGCGCGACGGTGACCTCCCGAAGGGGAGCGTCGGCGACCTGCTCGCGGCGGTCGCCCGGTCCCCGGAACTCACCGCCGAGGAGACCCTCGAACGCGAGGACCTGGGTGGGGCCTCCGAGGACGAGGTCCAGGAGGCGGTCCGCGAGGTGGTCGAACGTAATTCCGAACAGGTCGAGGCGGAGGGGATGGCCGCGTTCTCGGGACTGATGGGCGAGGCGATGGGCGCCTTGGGTGGGAAAGCCGACGGCGAGGCCGTCAGCGCCGCACTGAGAGCGGAGATCCAGCGGCGAACGTGA
- a CDS encoding SRPBCC family protein yields MVTIERDIWMDARPERVFEYMASPTNHLNVMPSLHRVENVEELPSGGHRGDFRFKMVGIPIDGRFEDVEFVPYERRVYEMSGEIEGSMHYTFEPEDGGTRVTCVMDVEFPSRVLDRVLRPVVRRYNEREVETMLETLKTITEAERKTPQPA; encoded by the coding sequence ATGGTCACAATCGAGAGAGACATTTGGATGGATGCGCGGCCGGAACGGGTGTTCGAGTACATGGCGTCGCCTACAAACCACCTGAACGTGATGCCGAGCCTCCACAGGGTCGAGAACGTCGAGGAGCTACCGAGCGGCGGCCACCGAGGGGATTTCCGGTTCAAAATGGTCGGCATTCCGATCGACGGACGCTTCGAGGACGTCGAGTTCGTTCCGTATGAACGGCGCGTCTACGAGATGAGCGGCGAGATCGAAGGCAGCATGCACTACACCTTCGAGCCGGAGGACGGCGGGACGCGCGTTACCTGCGTGATGGACGTGGAGTTCCCCTCCCGAGTGCTCGATAGGGTGCTTCGTCCCGTCGTCAGGCGGTACAACGAACGTGAGGTCGAGACGATGCTCGAGACCCTCAAGACGATCACGGAGGCCGAACGAAAGACGCCTCAACCGGCGTGA
- a CDS encoding pyridoxal phosphate-dependent aminotransferase — translation MARVRTSERVGRVPPSGIRKFFELAEEREDVISLGVGEPDFSAPWAARDAAIASLERGQTSYTANRGMRELREAIADHCAERYALDYDPGEEVLVTTGVSEGVDVALRALVDSGDRVAMVDPSYVSYRPGVLLADGEPLPVRTREDEQFRLTYESLDRAGASEADLLILCYPNNPTGAVMREEHLEPVAEFCREHDIRVLSDEIYADLTYEGEHTSIATLEGMRERTIVFNGFSKAYAMTGLRLGYALGPSDGIAAMNRIHQYSMLSAPTTAQHAALEALESCDDDVEEMVGAFNRRRRFVLSRFSEMGLDCFEAQGAFYVFPEVPGDDEAFAEGLLEDQGVAVVPGSVFGEAGEGHLRVSYASGLPQLKEAMNRLEAFVN, via the coding sequence GTGGCACGCGTGAGGACTTCCGAGCGCGTCGGGCGGGTTCCACCCTCCGGCATCCGGAAGTTCTTTGAACTCGCCGAGGAGCGCGAGGACGTCATCTCGCTCGGCGTCGGCGAGCCCGACTTCTCGGCGCCATGGGCCGCCCGCGACGCCGCGATCGCCTCGCTGGAGCGAGGACAGACCTCGTATACCGCGAACCGCGGAATGCGCGAACTCCGAGAGGCGATCGCGGACCACTGTGCGGAGCGATACGCTCTCGACTACGATCCCGGTGAGGAGGTCCTCGTGACGACGGGCGTCAGTGAGGGCGTCGACGTGGCGCTGCGGGCGCTGGTCGACTCGGGTGACCGGGTCGCGATGGTCGACCCCTCCTACGTTTCGTACCGCCCGGGTGTCCTGCTGGCCGACGGGGAACCCCTACCCGTGCGCACCCGCGAGGACGAGCAGTTCAGACTGACCTACGAGTCCCTCGACCGGGCGGGCGCGAGCGAGGCCGACCTGCTGATCCTCTGTTACCCGAACAACCCGACGGGCGCGGTCATGCGCGAGGAGCACCTCGAACCCGTCGCGGAGTTCTGCCGCGAACACGATATTCGAGTGCTCTCCGACGAGATCTACGCCGACCTGACCTACGAGGGAGAACACACCTCGATCGCGACACTGGAGGGCATGCGCGAGCGCACGATCGTCTTCAACGGCTTCTCGAAGGCCTACGCCATGACCGGGCTTCGCCTCGGCTACGCGCTCGGGCCAAGCGACGGGATCGCGGCGATGAACCGCATCCATCAGTACTCCATGCTCTCGGCCCCGACGACCGCCCAGCACGCCGCCCTCGAAGCCTTAGAGAGCTGCGACGACGACGTCGAGGAGATGGTCGGCGCGTTCAACCGCCGCCGTCGGTTCGTCCTCTCTCGCTTCTCGGAGATGGGACTGGACTGCTTCGAAGCTCAGGGCGCCTTCTACGTCTTCCCCGAAGTCCCGGGCGACGACGAGGCGTTCGCCGAGGGCCTGCTCGAAGACCAGGGCGTCGCCGTCGTTCCGGGCTCCGTCTTCGGCGAGGCCGGCGAGGGCCACCTCCGGGTGTCGTACGCGAGCGGCCTTCCCCAGTTGAAGGAGGCGATGAACCGCCTCGAAGCGTTCGTGAACTAA
- a CDS encoding DUF418 domain-containing protein: MSDGDGPTPPSERIVGLDALRGFALLGILVINVRVFSMPEATLSNPTVYGDLTGANYWVWFAGHVLAEGKFIALFTLLFGGGIVLFTRSAERRGQSPLRLHRRRSAWLVGFGLAHAYLLWYGDILVAYGLCGLVAVGFRDRPPRALASFGLALFALPSAVEVLSALSVDPAAIAGSWHPSVAALQGEIAAYRGGWLEQMRHRVPTAFERQTTGFLGYSAWRIGGSMLLGMALFKWGVLTNERSSRFYRRLVVVGAASGLAAILTGVWYIKANDWSAGAALFWRQFNYWGSLPLAGAYVGLVMLYCRWRPEGIATRALAAVGRTAFSNYVLQTVLATSVFYGHGLGLFGAVSRVEAIGVVVAIWAVQIPLSVLWLRYFRFGPLEWLWRTLTYGERQPIRHDRTDG, translated from the coding sequence ATGAGCGACGGGGACGGGCCGACGCCGCCCTCGGAACGGATCGTCGGCCTCGACGCGCTGCGCGGGTTCGCGCTGCTTGGGATCCTCGTGATCAACGTCCGGGTGTTCTCGATGCCCGAGGCCACCCTGAGCAATCCGACGGTCTACGGCGATCTGACGGGGGCGAACTACTGGGTCTGGTTCGCGGGTCACGTCCTCGCGGAGGGGAAGTTCATCGCGCTGTTTACCCTCCTGTTCGGCGGCGGGATCGTGCTGTTCACCCGCAGCGCCGAGCGACGGGGACAGTCGCCCCTTCGGCTCCACCGGCGGCGCTCGGCGTGGCTCGTCGGGTTCGGCCTCGCCCATGCCTATCTGCTGTGGTACGGCGACATCCTCGTCGCCTACGGCCTCTGTGGACTCGTCGCCGTCGGCTTCCGGGATCGCCCGCCCCGGGCGCTCGCCTCGTTCGGGCTCGCCCTGTTCGCGCTCCCTTCGGCCGTCGAGGTGCTGTCGGCGCTGAGCGTCGATCCGGCCGCGATCGCGGGTAGCTGGCATCCCTCGGTGGCCGCGCTTCAAGGGGAGATCGCGGCCTACCGAGGGGGCTGGCTCGAACAGATGCGCCACCGGGTACCGACGGCGTTCGAGCGCCAAACCACGGGTTTTCTCGGCTACAGCGCCTGGCGGATCGGCGGCTCGATGCTGCTTGGAATGGCGCTGTTCAAGTGGGGCGTGCTGACCAACGAGCGCTCGTCGCGGTTCTACCGCCGGTTAGTCGTCGTCGGAGCGGCGAGCGGGCTGGCGGCGATCCTCACGGGTGTCTGGTACATCAAGGCCAACGACTGGAGCGCCGGGGCGGCGCTGTTCTGGCGGCAGTTCAACTACTGGGGAAGCCTCCCGCTGGCCGGCGCGTACGTCGGGCTGGTCATGCTGTACTGCCGGTGGCGCCCCGAAGGGATCGCGACGCGGGCGCTCGCGGCCGTCGGCCGGACCGCCTTCAGCAACTACGTTCTCCAGACGGTGCTCGCCACGTCGGTCTTCTACGGCCACGGGCTGGGTCTGTTCGGGGCGGTGAGCCGCGTCGAGGCGATCGGGGTCGTCGTCGCCATCTGGGCGGTGCAGATCCCGCTGTCGGTCCTCTGGCTGCGGTACTTCCGGTTTGGCCCGCTGGAGTGGCTCTGGCGAACCCTCACGTACGGGGAGCGCCAGCCGATCCGACACGACCGGACCGACGGATAG
- a CDS encoding metal-dependent hydrolase → MELTWHGHSTWHVTVGDTDLLIDPFFDNPKTDLEPSDIETPDYVLLTHAHADHIGHAGEFSEATLVANPELATYAQEELGFEETVGGMGMNLGGTVECGDAYVTMCRADHTNGIDTDYEYSAGMPAGYVISDTKPTQVEDEKSTTFYHAGDTGLMTEMREVIGPYLEPDAAALPAGDHFTMGPWQAAIAADWLDVDHAFPMHYDTFPPIEIDTDDFVREVKATGSDAEAHILEGDETFDLSP, encoded by the coding sequence ATGGAACTCACCTGGCACGGACACTCGACATGGCACGTCACCGTCGGCGACACCGACCTGCTGATCGACCCCTTCTTCGACAACCCGAAGACGGATCTGGAGCCGAGCGACATCGAAACGCCCGATTACGTCCTGCTGACCCACGCTCACGCCGATCACATCGGTCACGCCGGCGAGTTCTCGGAGGCGACGCTCGTGGCGAACCCGGAACTCGCGACCTACGCTCAGGAGGAACTCGGCTTCGAGGAGACCGTCGGCGGGATGGGAATGAACCTCGGAGGCACCGTCGAGTGCGGTGACGCCTACGTGACGATGTGTCGTGCGGACCACACCAACGGCATCGACACCGACTACGAGTACTCGGCGGGGATGCCTGCGGGCTACGTCATCAGCGACACCAAGCCGACACAGGTCGAAGACGAGAAGTCGACGACGTTCTACCACGCCGGCGACACCGGCCTGATGACCGAGATGCGCGAGGTGATCGGCCCGTATCTCGAGCCCGACGCCGCCGCGCTTCCGGCGGGCGATCACTTCACGATGGGTCCGTGGCAGGCCGCGATCGCCGCCGACTGGCTCGACGTCGATCATGCCTTCCCGATGCACTACGATACGTTCCCGCCCATCGAGATCGACACCGACGACTTCGTCCGCGAGGTGAAGGCCACGGGCAGCGACGCCGAGGCCCACATCCTCGAAGGCGACGAGACGTTCGACCTCTCGCCGTAG
- a CDS encoding OsmC family protein yields MTDIETTSVSEQGFVTNSQVGDFELTIDATDEEGPNPNAVLVADYASCFLPAFRVGGQQRDHDDLGKLQIDAEADVDDDDDLSAIRFDIYVEEDLDDSELEEVVDRAEGICHVHAALREELHADISVEGGAF; encoded by the coding sequence ATGACCGACATCGAAACCACCAGCGTCAGCGAGCAGGGCTTCGTAACCAACAGCCAGGTCGGCGACTTCGAACTCACGATCGACGCCACCGACGAGGAGGGGCCGAACCCCAACGCCGTCCTCGTCGCGGACTACGCGTCGTGTTTCCTGCCGGCGTTCCGCGTTGGCGGCCAGCAGCGCGATCACGACGATCTCGGCAAGCTCCAGATCGACGCCGAGGCAGATGTGGACGACGACGACGACCTCTCGGCCATCCGATTCGACATCTACGTCGAGGAGGACCTCGACGACTCGGAGCTCGAAGAGGTCGTCGACCGTGCGGAGGGGATCTGTCACGTCCACGCCGCGCTGCGCGAGGAACTCCACGCCGACATCAGCGTCGAAGGCGGCGCGTTCTAG
- a CDS encoding DUF5799 family protein: MSEQPWMDRIVGDRMAVDREFTERVNESRFSSQQWGLIMTATGFEIRDPEDSERARLVANTEKLPQIMPELEKIDAQVRAAGGAGGSSTSEPSGGVLASIKGALGLGGDGGNDEDLQAAEELVAEYADRLQERLEDQGKWQSTREAAS; the protein is encoded by the coding sequence ATGAGCGAACAGCCGTGGATGGACCGGATCGTCGGCGACCGGATGGCCGTCGACCGCGAGTTCACCGAGCGAGTCAACGAGTCGCGCTTTTCGAGCCAGCAGTGGGGCCTGATCATGACCGCCACCGGGTTCGAGATCCGCGATCCCGAGGATTCCGAACGCGCACGACTAGTCGCGAACACCGAGAAACTCCCCCAAATCATGCCCGAACTCGAGAAGATCGACGCGCAGGTCCGGGCCGCCGGCGGGGCGGGCGGCAGCTCGACATCGGAACCATCGGGGGGCGTCCTCGCCTCGATCAAAGGCGCGCTCGGGCTGGGCGGCGACGGCGGGAACGACGAGGACCTGCAGGCGGCCGAAGAGCTGGTCGCCGAGTACGCCGACCGGTTACAGGAACGCCTCGAAGACCAGGGCAAGTGGCAGTCGACCCGCGAGGCGGCCAGTTAG
- a CDS encoding Lrp/AsnC family transcriptional regulator, with protein sequence MEPKRELLEALCANARTETADLARQTGLSESEVEATIADLEGEGTIRGYQAIVDWDDLDEGHARAAVELNVTLDRETGYGEVSERLAKFPEVSSLHLVSGNYDFLMIVEASSVRKISRFVSEKVAPVPEVTQTVTHFVMETYKEGGIEMNGDDDDDRLSVSP encoded by the coding sequence ATGGAGCCGAAACGCGAACTGCTCGAGGCCCTCTGTGCGAACGCCCGCACCGAGACGGCGGATCTCGCGCGCCAGACCGGCCTCTCCGAGAGCGAGGTCGAGGCCACGATCGCCGACCTCGAAGGCGAGGGGACGATCCGGGGCTATCAGGCGATCGTCGACTGGGACGACCTCGACGAGGGCCACGCCCGCGCCGCCGTCGAACTCAACGTCACGCTGGACCGCGAGACGGGCTACGGCGAGGTCTCCGAGCGCCTCGCGAAGTTCCCCGAGGTCTCCTCGCTCCACCTCGTCAGCGGGAACTACGACTTTTTGATGATCGTCGAGGCGAGTTCTGTGAGAAAGATCTCGCGGTTCGTCAGCGAGAAGGTCGCTCCCGTCCCCGAGGTGACCCAGACGGTGACCCACTTCGTCATGGAGACCTACAAGGAGGGCGGCATCGAGATGAACGGCGACGACGACGACGACCGCCTCTCGGTCTCGCCATGA
- a CDS encoding thioredoxin family protein, with translation MALQKSDSDLARDDPAPEFELPGADGGTYSPEDFADREALLVVFTCNHCPYAKAKIDPLNAIAREYDEVAVVGINANDAEAYAEDSFERMKELVADGTVEYDAYLRDESQEVARAYGAVCTPDPFLFERQDGEKSRSSERSSGSDPRDGEFRLAYHGRIDDAHDPDAEPTEHDLREAIEQLLAGESVTVEEQPSRGCSIKWRDTT, from the coding sequence ATGGCGCTCCAGAAATCCGACAGCGACCTCGCACGCGACGACCCGGCTCCCGAGTTCGAGCTGCCCGGCGCGGACGGCGGGACCTATTCTCCCGAGGATTTCGCGGACCGCGAGGCGCTGCTCGTGGTCTTTACCTGTAACCACTGCCCGTACGCGAAGGCGAAGATCGACCCGCTGAACGCGATCGCACGCGAGTACGACGAGGTGGCGGTCGTCGGGATCAACGCCAACGATGCCGAGGCATACGCTGAGGACTCGTTCGAACGCATGAAAGAGCTGGTCGCGGACGGTACCGTTGAGTACGACGCCTACCTGCGCGACGAGTCCCAGGAGGTCGCTCGCGCATACGGCGCGGTCTGTACGCCCGACCCGTTCCTCTTCGAACGACAGGACGGCGAGAAGTCGCGCTCCTCGGAACGGTCGAGCGGATCGGATCCGCGAGACGGCGAGTTTCGACTGGCCTACCACGGCCGGATCGACGACGCCCACGACCCCGACGCCGAGCCGACCGAACACGACCTGCGCGAGGCCATCGAGCAACTGCTGGCGGGCGAGTCGGTCACCGTCGAGGAACAGCCCTCACGAGGTTGCTCGATCAAGTGGCGAGATACGACCTGA